From Cellulomonas dongxiuzhuiae, the proteins below share one genomic window:
- a CDS encoding ABC transporter permease yields MSIPMTPPSGPPVDEHLENEIELKEVEGLSQGQIVRRRFFRHKGAILGLVMLGLTTLLALTSVGVGPVPGWWQWTPYQTPSVVDAGRPSMSLPTWLGGSGFAIGDHPFGQDEIGRDIFARVMAGVQTSLMVMVVIGTVSAVIGIAVGAASGFFRGRYDTVLMRLTDLVITVPTIVIGAVIGKIAGGVSGLVFAIAMGLILWTTLARLVRGEFLSLREREFVDAARVAGASNMRIIFKHILPNAIGTVIVSVTLLMSSAILLETALSFLGFGVQQPEISLGQLINQYQQAFATRPWLFWWPGLFIVVIALSINFIGDGLRDAFDPRQKRIPSERKMAKAMEADGSAARANASTVRPADDVRNAGTGS; encoded by the coding sequence ATGAGCATCCCGATGACACCCCCGTCCGGCCCGCCGGTCGACGAGCACCTCGAGAACGAGATCGAGCTCAAGGAGGTCGAGGGGCTCTCGCAGGGCCAGATCGTCCGCCGGCGCTTCTTCCGTCACAAGGGCGCGATCCTCGGCCTGGTCATGCTCGGCCTCACGACCCTGCTGGCGCTCACCTCCGTCGGTGTCGGGCCGGTGCCCGGCTGGTGGCAGTGGACGCCGTACCAGACGCCGTCCGTCGTCGACGCGGGCCGCCCGTCGATGTCCCTGCCGACGTGGCTCGGCGGTTCCGGCTTCGCGATCGGCGACCACCCGTTCGGCCAGGACGAAATCGGGCGCGACATCTTCGCGCGCGTCATGGCCGGCGTGCAGACGTCGCTCATGGTCATGGTCGTGATCGGCACCGTCTCCGCGGTGATCGGCATCGCGGTCGGCGCGGCCTCCGGCTTCTTCCGTGGCCGCTACGACACCGTCCTCATGCGGCTGACGGACCTGGTCATCACGGTCCCGACCATCGTCATCGGTGCGGTCATCGGCAAGATCGCCGGCGGCGTCAGCGGCCTGGTGTTCGCGATCGCGATGGGTCTGATCCTGTGGACGACCCTCGCGCGCCTCGTGCGCGGCGAGTTCCTGTCGCTGCGCGAGCGCGAGTTCGTCGACGCGGCCCGGGTCGCCGGTGCGAGCAACATGCGCATCATCTTCAAGCACATCCTGCCGAACGCGATCGGCACGGTCATCGTGTCGGTGACGCTGCTCATGAGCTCGGCGATCCTGCTCGAGACGGCCCTGTCCTTCCTCGGGTTCGGTGTGCAGCAGCCCGAGATCTCGCTCGGCCAGCTCATCAACCAGTACCAGCAGGCGTTCGCCACGCGGCCCTGGCTGTTCTGGTGGCCGGGCCTGTTCATCGTCGTCATCGCGCTGAGCATCAACTTCATCGGCGACGGCCTGCGCGACGCGTTCGACCCGCGCCAGAAGCGCATCCCGTCGGAGCGCAAGATGGCCAAGGCGATGGAGGCGGACGGCTCGGCCGCCCGCGCCAACGCCTCGACCGTGCGGCCGGCGGACGACGTCCGCAACGCCGGCACGGGCTCGTGA
- a CDS encoding ABC transporter ATP-binding protein, whose protein sequence is MALDTPPGPTRTDEPVLSVRDLGVDFYVDGTWYPAAADVSYDVRPGEVLAIVGESGSGKTQSSMALLGLLPPNGRARGSAKLDDRELVGMSTSRLRRIRGKEIAVIFQEPMTALNPVFTIGFQIVETLRAHFEIGPAEARERAIELLRLVDLPNPDKRVDSYPHQLSGGQRQRAMIAQALACDPKLLIADEPTTALDVTVQAEILKLMRDLRERIDAGIVLITHDMGVVADMADKIIVMKDGRIVDQGPTLDVFRNPQHPYTVKLLEAVPHLGKGAAAYAARPATTTAPVDAPAPPADGEEPLALDARDIVIEYPGRRRTPTFRAVDGVSLQIRQGEVVGLVGESGSGKTTIGRAVVGLLPVTSGSLKIVGQDMVGASNKDLKPLRTKVGIVFQDPGSSLNPRLPIGESIAEPLLLHRGVKGQAAQREIERLLDQVRLPRAMRNRYPHELSGGQRQRVGIARSLALEPRLLVADEPTSALDVSVQAAVLDLFQELQREHGFACLFISHDLAVVEILSDRIAVMRNGRLVEVGEAAQVVHDPQDPYTQRLIAAVPVPDPEAQRERRIARDALLEAQRGELEAEEARQAADAARHDSVGIDEIDNERTHGTGV, encoded by the coding sequence GTGGCACTCGACACGCCTCCCGGCCCCACCCGTACCGACGAGCCCGTGCTGTCGGTGCGGGACCTCGGCGTCGACTTCTACGTCGACGGCACGTGGTACCCGGCCGCGGCCGACGTCTCGTACGACGTGCGTCCGGGCGAGGTGCTCGCGATCGTCGGCGAGTCCGGCTCGGGCAAGACGCAGTCCTCGATGGCGCTGCTGGGTCTCCTGCCGCCGAACGGCCGTGCCCGGGGCTCCGCGAAGCTGGACGACCGCGAGCTCGTCGGCATGTCGACGAGCCGGCTGCGCCGCATCCGCGGCAAGGAGATCGCGGTCATCTTCCAGGAGCCGATGACGGCACTGAACCCGGTGTTCACGATCGGCTTCCAGATCGTCGAGACGCTGCGCGCGCACTTCGAGATCGGCCCCGCCGAGGCGCGTGAGCGCGCGATCGAGCTGCTGCGGCTCGTCGACCTGCCGAACCCCGACAAGCGCGTCGACTCCTACCCGCACCAGCTCTCGGGCGGGCAGCGGCAGCGCGCGATGATCGCGCAGGCCCTGGCGTGCGACCCCAAGCTGCTCATCGCCGACGAGCCGACCACGGCCCTCGACGTCACGGTGCAGGCCGAGATCCTCAAGCTCATGCGGGACCTGCGCGAGCGGATCGACGCGGGCATCGTGCTCATCACGCACGACATGGGCGTCGTCGCCGACATGGCGGACAAGATCATCGTCATGAAGGACGGCCGGATCGTCGACCAGGGGCCGACCCTCGACGTCTTCCGCAACCCCCAGCACCCGTACACGGTCAAGCTGCTCGAGGCCGTCCCGCACCTGGGCAAGGGTGCGGCCGCCTACGCCGCGCGCCCCGCGACCACGACGGCACCCGTCGACGCGCCGGCGCCGCCGGCCGACGGCGAGGAGCCGCTCGCGCTCGACGCGCGGGACATCGTCATCGAGTACCCCGGACGGCGCCGCACGCCGACGTTCCGCGCCGTCGACGGCGTCTCGCTGCAGATCCGCCAGGGCGAGGTCGTGGGCCTGGTCGGGGAGTCCGGCTCGGGCAAGACGACGATCGGCCGCGCCGTGGTCGGGCTGCTGCCCGTCACGAGCGGGTCGCTGAAGATCGTCGGCCAGGACATGGTCGGTGCGTCGAACAAGGACCTCAAGCCGCTGCGCACCAAGGTCGGGATCGTCTTCCAGGACCCGGGCTCCTCGCTGAACCCGCGCCTGCCGATCGGTGAGTCCATCGCCGAGCCGCTGCTGCTGCACCGGGGCGTCAAGGGGCAGGCGGCGCAGCGCGAGATCGAGCGGCTGCTCGACCAGGTGCGGCTGCCGCGCGCGATGCGCAACCGCTACCCGCACGAGCTGTCGGGCGGTCAGCGTCAGCGCGTCGGCATCGCCCGGTCGCTCGCCCTCGAGCCGCGCCTGCTGGTGGCCGACGAGCCGACGTCCGCGCTCGACGTGTCCGTCCAGGCCGCCGTGCTCGACCTGTTCCAGGAGCTGCAGCGCGAGCACGGCTTCGCGTGCCTGTTCATCAGCCACGACCTGGCCGTCGTCGAGATCCTGTCCGACCGCATCGCGGTCATGCGCAACGGGCGGCTCGTCGAGGTGGGCGAGGCCGCGCAGGTGGTCCACGACCCGCAGGACCCGTACACGCAGCGGCTCATCGCCGCCGTCCCCGTGCCGGACCCCGAGGCGCAGCGCGAGCGCCGCATCGCGCGCGACGCTCTGCTCGAGGCCCAGCGCGGCGAGCTCGAGGCCGAGGAGGCGCGGCAGGCTGCCGACGCCGCCCGGCACGACAGCGTCGGCATCGACGAGATCGACAACGAGCGGACGCACGGCACCGGCGTCTGA
- a CDS encoding ABC transporter substrate-binding protein — protein sequence MRATSAVRPTAGTGAGGTSTAGTGTAGTGTADAGACTAGRRPRARAGAALLVLPLGLGALAACTSEPVDPARAGTVVVSADLPFASLNGATAAGRAPGSVLVRGLVQSGFTSLAPDGTVTVDESFGTVEKVTDDPLTVRYTIAPTARWSDGVPVGPADLLLEWAARSGQLDEVVPELDADGAVVSTSDDVVLFGAPSAALTRASSVPTVDGATVTVVYDVPVADWEVALDVNLPAHVVGRWALDPDAPPLPTVAPSVPAATSTATTAAGDGPATTPAATQPASPSTSATPATTGDATPGEQDTADADGDADAEAEAWAQAVVTAVQQQDRAALVPLSRVWRTAGRATDVASDPTLTTTTGPYVLAQVDASGVEVVRNERYAGDAAASYDRVRLRTDLDPLAQVDAVDDDAVDVAAPVSTRDVLAAAEDLEDVAIGTGGDAVLQLVVQEGAGGVFDPTSHASAPDPAAIAAGLRAAFLASVPREEVVADAVRPLWARAQVSDVVAAQVAPAASTAAPGEPTPAPERAADPVTVRVLTNTADPVRSVALDLITDAAADAGMAVVPVDADPAQTLRTRPEDWDAALVPVAQDDLPVAAFVARWRSGGATNVTGHTDPALDAVLDALAAQPDRAEAADALTSAAQALRTWGAVLPVVRTPALTVTAVRDPESDPGLPVVADVPVLTPAAADLTWWWGWTRR from the coding sequence ATGCGGGCGACGAGCGCGGTGCGGCCGACGGCGGGGACCGGGGCAGGAGGGACCAGCACGGCGGGCACCGGGACCGCGGGGACCGGGACCGCGGACGCCGGCGCGTGCACCGCGGGTCGCCGGCCGCGTGCCCGGGCGGGCGCCGCGCTCCTGGTCCTGCCGCTCGGGCTCGGCGCCCTCGCTGCCTGCACCTCGGAGCCCGTGGACCCGGCACGCGCCGGGACCGTGGTCGTCTCGGCAGACCTGCCGTTCGCCTCGCTCAACGGCGCCACGGCCGCGGGTCGGGCGCCCGGGAGCGTGCTGGTGCGCGGACTCGTGCAGTCGGGCTTCACGTCCCTCGCCCCCGACGGCACGGTCACGGTCGACGAGTCGTTCGGGACCGTCGAGAAGGTCACGGACGACCCGCTGACCGTGCGCTACACCATCGCCCCGACGGCCCGCTGGTCCGACGGCGTGCCCGTCGGTCCCGCGGACCTGCTCCTGGAGTGGGCGGCCCGCAGCGGCCAGCTCGACGAGGTCGTGCCCGAGCTCGACGCCGACGGCGCGGTGGTCTCCACCAGTGACGACGTCGTCCTGTTCGGTGCGCCGTCGGCCGCGCTCACGCGCGCGTCGAGCGTCCCGACGGTCGACGGCGCCACGGTGACGGTCGTCTACGACGTCCCCGTGGCCGACTGGGAGGTCGCCCTCGACGTGAACCTGCCCGCGCACGTCGTCGGCAGGTGGGCGCTCGACCCCGACGCGCCCCCGCTGCCGACCGTCGCGCCCTCGGTGCCCGCCGCGACGTCGACCGCCACGACGGCCGCCGGCGACGGGCCCGCGACGACGCCCGCCGCCACGCAGCCCGCGTCCCCGTCGACGTCGGCCACCCCCGCGACGACGGGTGACGCGACGCCCGGTGAGCAGGACACGGCCGACGCGGACGGCGACGCGGACGCCGAGGCCGAGGCGTGGGCCCAGGCGGTCGTCACGGCCGTCCAGCAGCAGGACCGGGCGGCGCTCGTGCCCCTGTCGCGCGTCTGGCGCACAGCCGGACGTGCCACCGACGTCGCGTCCGACCCGACGCTCACCACCACGACGGGCCCCTACGTCCTGGCCCAGGTCGACGCGTCGGGCGTCGAGGTCGTCCGCAACGAGCGGTACGCGGGCGACGCGGCTGCGTCGTACGACCGTGTGCGGCTGCGCACCGACCTCGACCCGCTCGCCCAGGTCGACGCGGTCGACGACGACGCCGTCGACGTCGCGGCGCCGGTGAGCACGCGCGACGTGCTGGCGGCGGCCGAGGACCTCGAGGACGTCGCGATCGGCACCGGGGGTGACGCCGTCCTCCAGCTGGTCGTGCAGGAGGGCGCCGGGGGAGTCTTCGACCCGACGTCCCACGCGAGCGCACCGGACCCCGCGGCCATCGCCGCCGGGCTGCGCGCCGCGTTCCTCGCGAGCGTGCCGCGCGAGGAGGTGGTGGCCGACGCCGTGCGCCCGCTGTGGGCGCGGGCGCAGGTGTCCGACGTCGTGGCCGCGCAGGTGGCGCCGGCCGCGTCGACGGCGGCACCGGGTGAGCCCACCCCCGCGCCGGAGCGTGCGGCCGACCCGGTCACGGTGCGGGTCCTGACCAACACGGCCGACCCGGTGCGGTCCGTCGCGCTGGACCTCATCACGGACGCCGCGGCGGACGCCGGCATGGCGGTCGTGCCGGTCGACGCCGACCCGGCGCAGACCCTGCGCACGCGCCCCGAGGACTGGGACGCGGCGCTCGTGCCCGTCGCCCAGGACGACCTGCCGGTCGCCGCGTTCGTCGCGCGCTGGCGCAGCGGCGGTGCGACGAACGTCACGGGCCACACCGACCCGGCGCTCGACGCGGTGCTCGACGCGCTCGCCGCGCAGCCCGACCGGGCGGAGGCCGCCGACGCGCTGACGTCCGCGGCGCAGGCCCTGCGGACCTGGGGCGCGGTGCTCCCGGTCGTGCGCACGCCGGCCCTCACGGTGACCGCCGTACGCGACCCCGAGAGCGACCCGGGGCTGCCCGTCGTGGCGGACGTCCCCGTCCTCACACCCGCTGCGGCGGACCTCACATGGTGGTGGGGCTGGACACGACGGTAG